GGATAATGATGTCCGCATAGCGTTTCGTCGGTTCTACAAACTGCAGATGCATCGGGCGTACAACGTTAATATATTGGTCGATGACCGAATCGAGCGTGCGGCCCCTCTCATTGATATCCCTCATCATACGGCGGATAATGCGTACATCAGCGTCCGTATCAACGAATACTTTGATATCCATCATATCTCTTAAACGCTCATCTTCCAGGACCAGGATCCCTTCGACGATTATGACTTCCTTAGGGTCTACGTGAATCGTTTCTTCAGACCTCGTGTGTCTTGTATAATCATATACAGGCTTCTCCACAGGCTTCTGATCAATCAACTGTTCCAATTGTTCAATCAATAGATCATTGTCGAAAGCCAGCGGGTGGTCATAGTTCGTCTCCAGCCGTTCCTCAAACGGAAGGTGGCTCTGATCCTTATAATAATAATCTTGTTCTAACATCAATAACGTCTTGTCCGTAAAGCGCTGGATGATGGATTTGGTGACAGATGTCTTACCTGACCCGGTTCCTCCTGCAACGCCGATAACTACTGGTTTGTCGTGCATGCTTCTGGCTTCTCCTTTCATCCAATTCCTTGGATATCTATGACCTTTTATTTATTTCTTCTTCGTAATCGCTACTCCGTCCCCGATCGGAACAATCGTCGTATGATAGTCCGGATGACGAACCAGCCATTCATTGAAACCGCGGATCTTGCGTGCGATCTTTGCCATACGCGGACCGGCATCCGTATCGTCCGCTACATATCCCTTAAAGAGGACGTTATCGGAAATGATCATTCCGTCCTGCTTCACTAACGGGGAATAGAGATGGAAAAATTCCTCATACTTCCCTTTCGCAGCGTCGATGAACAGCATATCGAATGGTCCATGACCGCTTACCACTTCTTTCACGTCCAAAGCATCTCCATGAATGACGCGAATCTGATTTTCTTTATGCATGTTGCGAATATTGGACAGTGCCTCGTTATAACGTTCTTCATCCCTTTCGATCGTCGTAACGGTGCAGTCCGGATTAGCTTCTACCATTCTAAGCGCAGAATATCCGATCGCCGCTCCGATTTCCAGGATGGCTGTTGGTTTCTGGATCCGTATGAGCTGCATGAGAAATTCAATACCTAATGGCTCCATGATGGGAACATGATTTTCCTTGGCATACGTTTCCATTTCTTTGACAGGTCTGGAAGGCTCTGAAAGCAATGATTGTAAATATTGCTCTTGCTCCATCAAGTTTCATCCCTTCACAATAATTTTACAACCACACTATTTTAACACAAAAAAAAGAAGGAATGCGAGTGTTCCCGTCATTCCTTCTAAAAAATTCACTGGCCGGTTATATGTTCTTCTTTATATATATTATGCTGCTTCAAGGTTTCAGAATAATGAATGTCTCCATCACTGTCTGCAAGGAAGTAAAGATAATCGTTATCATTCGGTTCCGCTGCAGCTTTTAAAGAGTTTTCATTGAAATTGGATATCGGGCCGACCGGAAGTCCTTTCACCTGATACGTGTTATAAGGAGAGTCTACTTCCAAATCTTCATACAGCACTCTGTCCTTATGTTCTCCAAGGGCATAAAGGACGGTAGGATCGGTTTGCAGGGGCATCTCTTCTTCCAGTCGGTTCTGGAAAACACCAGAAATCTCCTCCCTGCTTTCTGCCGTCCTTGCTTCGTTCTCAAGAAGGGATGCCATGGTTACGAGATCATGGACGTCTTCTATACCTTTTAATCCATCCACCTCATCCATATATGGAAGAACGACGGACTGGGTGCGGTCGAGCATACTCTCAATGATTTGATCAATGCTTGGGTCCTCTACATTAAAAGGATAAGTAGAAGCAAATAAGTAGCCTTCCAAAGGATAACGAATATCCTCGTTCAGGATGTCTTCCGTAAGTAAATCCGGATACTTCTCCATTAACGTCTTGACATATTCCTCGTCATTGGCCCGTTTCAGAAATTCCTCTTTTGTAAAGTCCATTTTCTCAGCATAAGCTCCCGCGATCTCTTCCAAATCCCTTCCCTCTGGAATGGTTACGGTAACTGCTGCATCCTTGACAAGCTTTCCTTCTTTCAAGGATTCAATAACTTCATCAATGCTCATGGATGAAGTGAACTGATAATCTCCAGCCTGAAAATCGGACTCATTCTTGAATTTCGTATAGAAACGGAAGATCATGCCGTTCTTGATGATATCATTCTCTTCCAATATCGATGCGATTTGCGAAGTGGAAGAACCGAGGGGGATTTCAACATTTTTCTGCTTTTCGTTTCCCGGATCCACCGGTTGAAGAGCGGAGCGGACGTACAAATAGCCCGAAAGCCCTCCAATCAACAGGATGAGGACGAGTGCCGTCAATATACCGGCTACAATCTTTCTTACGGTACTTGCTTCTTCTATTCTATTTTTCAGCTTTTTCTTATACTGTGTATTAAAGTCAGATTTAGACAACAGCCTTCCTCCTTTCATCCGGTACATTATACTATAAATTGAAAGAACCTTTCTACAAATTGCCCGGATTTTCTACAAATGCCGCCGAGACAGCTCCTTTTCAGAACCTTTATTTAAATAAACCTGCCCTTTATACATGCTGTAATTTTCAGGGAATGAGAGCCAAGGTCTCTTCACCGCCCGATCTTCTTAACAACATAAAAAAACCCGCAGCAGAGCTGCAGGCTTTTGGGCGTGACTATAATCAGGTAAGGTCTTCATCAGTCAATGTATTCAGCATTTCTTCGACCATTTCCCACTCATCTTCTGATTCGATTTGGAATAGAGCAAGATCATCCTCTTCGTTCCCTTTTTCCTCATAACGGAAAGCGAAAACTTCGACTTCGTCGCCTTCCTTCTGCTCCGCAGGGATGACGGCAATGTAAGAATGTCCGGTCTGCTCGACGTCGAACGTGAACAACACCTCAAATAGATGCTCTTCTCCGTTCTCGTCCGGTATAATGATGCGTTCTTCTTTTGCTAATGCCATATCAGACATCCTCCTTTATTGTTTCGAATCCAAATATCCTTGTAAAATCATAACGGCAGCCATCTTATCGATGACCTTCTTCCTTTTCTTACGACTGACATCAGCGTCGATCAACACTCGTTCAGCAGCCATTGTCGTAAGTCGCTCGTCCCACAAATGGGTTTGGAGACGAAATTCCTCTTCAAGCCAAGCAGCGAATTTTTGACTGGCTTCTCCACGTGGACCGACGGTTCCGTTCATGTTCTTCGGAAAACCGACCACCGCTTCCGTCACCTCATGGTCTCTGATGACCTCGGCCAGATTGTCTTTCGCTGTGTTGAAGTCCTTCTCGTCCCATCGGAGCGTCGTAAGCCCCTGGGCAGTCCAGCCGAAGGCATCAGAAATTGCGATGCCTATCGTCTTTTCCCCCACATCTAAACCTATTTTCTTCATTCCATGCCCTCTTTATTCTCTTTGATGTAAAACTTTACCAACTCTTCGATCAGCTCATCTCTTTCGATTTTTCTGATCAGGTTTCTTGCATCCTGGTGACGAGGAATATAAGCAGGGTCTCCGGAAAGGAGGTAGCCTACGATTTGATTAATCGGGTTATACCCTTTCTCCTCCAGTGCACTGTGCACAGATAGCAGTACGGATCGGACATCTTGATCAAACGGTTCTTCCGAGAAGTTAAACCTCATCGTCTTATCCATTGAACTCATTACAGTCACCTCGCACATTTATTGTATTTACTCCATTATATACCTATTTGCAGGATTAGAAAAACTAGGCTTTCTGTCCCGCATATTCTTTGGCATACGTAAGAGCATCCGGGATTTTGGAAGCATCTTTGCCGCCTGCCTGCGCCATATCCGGACGGCCTCCGCCGCCGCCGCCGCAGATAGCAGCTGCTTCTTTAATCAATTGACCGGCATGATACCCTTCTTCTACTAAATCCTTGGATACTCCTGCAATTAATTGAACTTTCTCGCCGTTAGGTGCAGCCAGCAGAATAATGCCGGATCCAAGCTTCTGCTTCAAGTCATCCACCATGGAACGAAGGCTGTTCATATCCTTGACATCCACTTTCTTCGCAAGGACCTTCACGCCTGCTACTTCCTCTACATCATCAAGGATGCTGGAAGCTTCCAGGTTGGATAGTTTAGCGCTGAGTGAATCCTTCTCTTTCTGAAGCTCTTTCATTTCTTTATGAAGAGCATCGATCCGGTCCGGCACCTGTTCCGGCTTCGTTTTAAGAAGCGCTCCCGCCTCTCTCAAGACGTTTTCCTTTTTATTCATATACAGATAAGCATCTTTGGCAGTCACAGCTTCTACCCTGCGCGTCCCTGCACCGATACCGGTTTCGGAAACGATCTTGAACAGGCCGATTTCCGCTGTGTTCTGCACGTGACAGCCGCCGCAAAGCTCAAGGCTGTAATCGCCGACTTGAACGACTCTTACAGTGTTTCCGTATTTTTCTCCGAAAAGCGCCATTGCTCCCTTTTCTTTTGCTTCTTCGATAGAGCTCAGCTCGATCGTTACAGGGATCGACTGCCACACCTTCTCGTTTACGATGGATTCAATCTGCTCCATTTCTTCGTCGGATACAGAGCCGAAATGGGAGAAGTCAAAGCGGAGGCGATCCGGTTCAACGAGGGATCCCGCCTGATTAACATGATCTCCAAGGACATCCTTCAATGCCTGATGAAGGAGATGGGTCGCTGTGTGGTTCTTGACGATAAAGGAACGGCTTCCCGGATCCACCTCGGCAACCACTTTCGTACCCTTCTCCATGGATCCTTCCCGGACGATTGCTTCGTGCATATGTTGTCCATTAGGAGCTTTCTTTACATCCGTCACTTCCAAAAGAGCCGCTTCCGAGCGCAGGAACCCTTTATCTGATACCTGACCTCCGCTTTCCGCATAGAAAGTCGTTTGATCGAGGAAGAGATACACCGTATCCCCCGCTTCGGCATGCACAGCGAAATCTTTTCCTTTTATCATTTCAACAACCACCGCTTCTGTCCGCAGGTGATCATACCCGATAAAGGAGCTTTCCACATGGACATCTCCAAGTACTCCGTCCTGTACCTGCATGGAGTCCGTCTTCTGGCGGGCGTTGCGGGCACGCTCCCGCTGTTTCTCCATTTCTTCACGGAAACCTGCTTCATCAATGGTGAATCCAGCTTCTGCTACATATTCTTCTGTGAGCTCTTTTGGAAACCCATACGTATCATAAAGGCGGAAAACTTCCGTTCCAGGAAAGACGCTGCTTCCTTTCTCTGATTCCTGCTTCATAATAGTAGAGAGGATTTGCAGTCCGTCATTCAGCGTTTCGTGGAAACGTTCTTCTTCGGTCTTGATGACGTTTTTAATGAATGCTTCCTTCTCTTTCACTTCTGGATAGAAATCGACCATGATATTAGATACTTGCGGGACAAGTTTATACATAAACGGTTTATCGATTCCAATCTGCTTAGCAAAGCGAACCGCTCTTCTCAGCAGACGGCGCAGGACATACCCGCGTCCTTCGTTGGAAGGCAGGGCTCCATCACTGACAGCGAACGTTACGGTTCTCATGTGATCGGCGATGACTTTAAATGCTGCATCTCCATCGACACTGTCTCCATAGGCTGCTTCGGCAATTTCTTCTGTTGCTCTAATGATTGGAATAAACAAATCTGTTTCAAAGTTCGTTTCCGTCTCCTGGATGACACATACCATCCGCTCCAAGCCCATTCCTGTATCGATATTCTTCTTCGGAAGCGGTGTGTACGTATCGTCAGGGTTATGGTTGAACTGCGAGAACACAAGGTTCCAGATTTCCAAATACCGTTCATTCTCGCCGCCTGGATATAATTCCGGGTCGTTGGAGTCGCTGCCGTATTTCTCGCCGCGATCATAGAAAATTTCGGTGTTCGGTCCGCTCGGCCCTTCTCCGATGTCCCAGAAGTTCTCTTCAATTCGGATGATCCTCTCGACAGGAAGACCGATCTTTTTCTCCCAGATTTGATAAGCCTCATCATCTTCCGGATGGACAGTCACAGAGAGCTTCTCCGGATCGAAGCCGATCCATTTCTCGCTTGTTAGAAACTCCCACGCCCACTCTATAGCCTCTTCTTTGAAATAATCTCCAATAGAGAAATTCCCCAGCATTTCGAAGAATGTATGGTGTCTTGCCGTAAAACCGACATTTTCAATATCGTTGGTTCGAATCGACTTCTGGGCATTGACGATTCTCGGGTTTTCCGGAACCACCCGTCCGTCAAAATACTTCTTCAATGTCGCTACACCACTGTTGATCCATAAAAGCGTCGGATCCTCATGAGGAACGAGGGATGCACTTGGTTCCACACGGTGGCCTTTCTCCTTGAAAAAATCAAGGAACATTTGTCGAACATCTGCGGATGTCAATTTCTTCATAACAGAAACCTCCTTGAATTATATACAATTTAGACGGTACTGGACGAAGCTTCATCTTTGACAGACACAGAAAAAACTCCCGTCTCTGCCTGATGATTCGGCAGGGACGGGAGTTTTTCCGCGGTACCACCCTGATTATAGACCTGTTGCATCTATCATCTCGAATGCTGATAACGTAGCATGAATCCGGCGGGGATTAGCCGCACTCCGGAATAGCGTTCAGCAACGATCATGGAGCACGTCTTTCAGCCAGGGACGTACCTCTCTATCCATAAACAATGTCGCTTACTCGGTTCCTTCTTCGTGTTCTTCGTCCAAATAGTCTTCGCTATGCGTAATTATAGATAACTGTCCTTCATCTGTCAATGCCCGAGCCTTCCCGCCCTGATTTCATCAACGACGACCTTGAGGCAGGTGAGGACAGGTACAGCAAGAATCATTCCTGGTATGCCGGCAAGTTCCCCACCTGCCAGGAGGGCGAGAATAATCAAAAGCGGGTGGATATGGATACTTCTCCCCATAATGTAAGGGGATAATAGATTCCCCTCCAGCACCTGAATGACAACTACGACGGCAAGAGTAAACAGCAAGGCCTGAAAAGAAACCGTCAAAGCCACAACCAGAGCCGGTCCTGCTCCAAGGAGCGGACCGAAATAAGGGATAATATTCGTGACCCCCGCGACCAATCCAAGTACGAGCGGGTATGGCAGATCGATCAGCCAGAATCCAATTGTCGCAAATACACCGACAAATAAACTGATCAACAACTGTCCTCTGATATATCCGCCAAGAGAATGATTTAACTGAATAACCAGCCTTTGTGCTTCCTGGTGCCAGCTGCGGGGCAGGAGGTGGAGAAAGGCAAGACCGATTCTTTTATAATCTTTCAGGAAATAAAACGTCATAACCGGGATGACCGCCAGCAGGATGATCATATTGAAGATGCCACTCAAACCCGTGAATACGGCCATCAGTCTGGCGCTCAATCCTTCTTCGAAGGTTGTGATGGCTTGATCCAGCTTATGGTGCATCCCATCCGGAAGTCGTTCCGTATGGGCATAGTATTCCTTCGTCCATGCCTGGTATGACGCAGCAAGATCAGGCAGTTGGTCATTAAGAAGCTTTACTTGCTCCAAAAGACGGGGATACCCCTTGTAGATGCCCCAGCTCGTAAGGGAAAAGAACAGCAGGAATATAAGCAGAATTGCAATTGCCCTCCGCACTCCAACACCTTCCAGCGTTTTCACCAGTGGATGAAGTAAAAGCGAGAGTACAAGAGCAAGGACAAATGGTAACAGCACTCGTCCAACCATTACGAGTACATGATCGTAGTATGGAAACAGCCAGGCAAGAAGCAGCAGCGTAAGCAGGATGATGAATAGTATAGAGAGACGACGCAGCCATTTGGAAGAGCGGTCCGTCATGAACCTTGCTGATAGAAAATATCATTTAGCGAGCTGAGACTGCCGTCCTCTTCGATTTGGTTGATGTTCATCTTCCCGTCCTCCATTGTCAGTTCAAGACAACAAGTCCAGCAATAATACTGGTCGTTACCGATTTTGCCCAGCTGTTTTTCTTTGCAGTTCGGACACCTCATTGGTACAAACCCCTTTTTTTACCAATCAGTATGCCCGACTCTCTCTTATTCATACATTCAGCAGATTACGTACCCATTGGATCCCCTCTTCTACCTGCTTTTCTGATGGATGTGTGTGTGGTGTATGTTCAAAAATAAAAAACTTCTCTCTTCCCTGACATAAAACCTGCAGCAAATCTTTCATGTCAAAACCTCCCTGCCACTGATGATAGTCAGGGTGAATGGGCGCCCAGAAGTATGTTTCGAGTAAAGAAGTGACATTGTGCATGTGGACCACACGAATGTATGGAAGCAGCGGTTCTATGTACGTTCTCCAGTCGTTTTTGCATGCCATCATGTAATCACCGATATCAACACAGATATCCAGAGGACTAAACGTCCGGCCAGACATTAAAAACTCATGGAGATAGCGGATGCCGTCCACGGACATGTCCTGTCCAAGCTTAGGCTCACAAACGATCGGGATATCATAGGTCTTCTGAAGTTCTGCAAGGTAGGAGATCCCTTCCTCCATGGCTTGCATCGGGTTATTGTGGCTCCCTTTAAAATAAGGGAAATGGACCAGGATGTAGGAGGCTCCCGCTTCCTTTACCATTTCGACATCGCTCTTAAACCGATTCCTTCCGTCTTTCGGATCCATGGCTACTTTTTCAATCAGGTCGTATTTGCTTCCTCCGCGAAGAAGAGGTGCATGAACGCCGAACGTGCCACCCTGTTCTTTCTGTAAGCATAAAAACTGTTCCATCGATGCCCGGTCCCGAAACTCTCCGATCTCCACATGAGCGTGTCCCCATTTAAACAATTCATCGAACTTATCCGGATCCGACATGATGGTACTGCCGGACATACCAAGTGTATGACCCATCATCAATCCCGCCTTTCTACATGAAATCGTACGGGGAGAGCTGTTCCTCTTCTTCCTCTCCATTTACGTCCTGAGGTTCCTCGGACTGCAGCTTCTCTTTGAGCATGGTGTATCGGGTGTTGGTATCCGTCGTCCCGATGCCGTCCAGAAATGCTTCTTTATCTCCACAGATGATCAATGACTGCTTCGAACGAGTGATAGCCGTATAAAGTAAGTTTTTCCTGAGCATCCTCCGGTAACTTCTTACAACAGGAAGAACAACGATCGCAAACTCACTCCCCTGTGACTTGTGAATTGACGTGCAGTAGGCGTGCATGACGTTATTCAAATCCTTCTTCGGGTAGACTACCTCTTTCCCATCGAAGTCAATGACCAGCTGCTCGACACCGTCCGTATTCTCTTCTTCACGGAAAATGGCGACCACCTCTCCAATGTCCCCATTGTACACTCCGTCTTCCGGTTGGTTGACCAATTGGATCACTTTGTCCCCTTTTCTATAGGTGACGTCAAAATAAGTCAAATCCCGTTTCTGCTTATGCTTGGGATTGACCGATTCCTGAATGCTTCGATTAAGCTGATGAATCCCTACTTCTGTCCGGTACATCGGTGCCAGGACCTGAAGATCCTTCATCTCGATCCCTTTCTCCTGCGCTTTCTTCACGATGTTTGTAACGAGGTCGCTCAGCTGGTGTTCTTTAGCGGGGATGAAATTAAAATCATGCTCCTTCACAAGCGAGCGGATCGAGCAGGTATCGTTTTTGATCTCGTGCGCGAGCTGAATGATTTTCGAACCCTCTTTCTGGCGGTACACCTCCGTCAATTTAGTGGAAGGGATGACTCCTGATGCCAATAAATCCGCCAGCACCTGGCCGGGGCCGACAGACGGCAGCTGGTCTTCATCCCCGACGAGAAGCACCTGCATATTAGACGGAACAGCCCGGAACAGCTGATTCGCAAGCCAAACATCCACCATAGAGAATTCATCCACGATCAAAACATTGCCTTCCAATGGATTATTTTGATTCCTTTCAAACGAGTCGTGACCGTCCCAGCCGAGAAGACGGTGGATCGTACTCGCCGGCAGCCCTGTCGATTCGGTCATACGTTTCGCGGCACGACCGGTCGGAGCTGCTAAAACGAACGGAAACGGCTTATCACTTCCATAGTCTTCCGGATCCATAGAAAGCTCGTTCAGGCCGGCATATGTTTGGAGAATCCCTTTAATGACGGTCGTTTTCCCTGTCCCCGGTCCACCGGTAAGAATCATTAGTTTGGACTGAAGAGCTTGTTCAATCGCCTTATACTGCTCTTCTCCGTAACTGATGGCTTCCTCTTCCTCCAACTTGCCGATGAGCTTTAACAAATCCGCCTGCGTGTGTTCCGCTTCCACTTCTTCTATTTGAATGCGGTCCAAGTGCGTGCGAACCCCGTTTTCCGCAAAATAAAGCGAAGGCAGATACACACGATTTTCTTCGATGTAGACATATTTCTCTTCACCAAGATTGATGATCTGTTCAGAAAGCTGTTCAAAGGAGATGGACCCGTTCTCTCCCTGATTAAGCAGTTGTTCTACCTGTAACAGGCACTCTTCTGTCGGAAGGTACACGTGTCCCGCTCCCATGCTTTTCTGCATGATATAGAGGCAGGCAGCCCGGATCCTTGTCGGATGATCCAGAGACAGATTCTGGGCTTTGGCGATCTCATCCGCGCGATGGAAACCGAATCCTTCTACATGAAAGACGAGTTGATAAGGATCTTCCTCGATGATGGCCATCGTTTGATCTTGGAACGCCTGATAAATTTTCTGAGCAAGTTTCAAACCGAATCCATATTGGGACAGATGTACCATCACATGCTCGAATCCTTGATGCTCTTTCAGTGCGTAGTAAAGCTGCTCTGCTTTTTCTTCAGGCAGCTTCGGTACTTCCTTCAACACATCGCGATCGGAAAGGATTTTGGAAACGGCCTTCTCTCCAAGATGCTCCACGATCCGCTCTGCCGTTTTCTTTCCGATTCCATGAAAGAGATCACTGGACAAATACAGAACCAACCCGTCTTTCGTTTCCGGAAGTACACGATGATACATCTGAACCTCGTACTGCTTCCCGAACTTCTTATGATTTTTAAATTCTCCATGAAAGATATACGTCTCCCCTTCTTCGAGGGGGGAGAAATGACCTTTGATCACAAGATTCTTATCATCGAAGTCTTCGTTCGTTTCTGTCACCTTGATCGAAGCGATGGAGAACTGCTCCGTCTCCTTATGGAAGATCATCCGGGCCAGTTCCCCTTTGACATAAGGGCGTTCTTCTTCCGTTTCATTAAAAAGGGATGGTTGCATCATATGCGTCGTTCTCCTTCGTTCTACTCGTTTAGCGCTTGTTCCACTTGTCCTTTGGCGTGGGCGGCAAGCATATGCTCGGGGTTTATTTCCAAGGCTTTGGAGAAGTGTTCCAAAGCTTTTTCCGCTTCTTCTTTATGAAGAGCCACCACACCAAGATTGTAATGGGCGTCACTATGCTGTTCTTCCAATTGTAGCACATGATGCATGACCTGTTCAGCCTGTTCAATCGCTCCATTTTGGGCGAGACACAGGCCGTATTGAAACTGAATATCCACATCTTCTGGAGCGAGTTCGGAAGCCGTTAACAAATATGGAAGCGCCATTTTCACTTGATCTTGATGCAGGAAGGTCAGGCCGAGCATGAAATGGACATCAGCTTCATTCAGGCCCTTCTTTATGGCAGTAAGGAACTGTATTTGTGCCTTATTATAATCTTCCTGTTCATAATAGACATTCCCCAAACCGTAAAATGCCGTCGCTGCTGTCTCATCTAACTCTATAGCTCGATGGTAAAACCGTTCTGCCCGTTCATAGTCGTTCATATGTGTGAGCAGGTTACCAAAGTTGATATACCCCACAGGCTCTTTAGGATTTTCGTCAATTGCTTCGGTAAACAGTTTTGCGGCTTCCTCGTAATCATGGTTCTGCATGCGTTCAATTCCCTGTTTCAATTTATCCATCGTTTTTCCCCTTTCCGTTCTTTGTTTCCCATAAAAAAGCCATGTCCGTTGATGGGACATGGCCTGGTTTTATCCTACATAGGTGATGGCTGCATTTTGCTTTAATACAACATCGATAGTAGCTCCGCCGAGGCAGACATCGCCATCATACAAAACAACTGCTTGTCCTGGTGTAATTGCACGTTCCGGCTCATGGAACATGACCTTCCACGTTCCATCATCCAGCGGATATACCGTGACCGCACTGTCATCTTGACGATAACGGAATTTAGCCGTACACTCAAACGGCTCCTGAGGGACTTCCCCTCTTGTCCAATTTGCTTCAGAAGCAATCAGACCGTCGGAATACAAAGCTTCGTGATGGAAGCCCTGGCCCACATAAAGGACGTTCTTCTCTACATTCTTCCCGACAACGAACCACGGATCCCCCGCACCCCCGATGCCGAGACCTTGACGTTGTCCAAGTGTATAATACATAAGTCCGTCATGCCGGCCTTTCACTTCCCCGTCCAACGTCTCCATATTGCCGGGCTGGGCAGGCAGATACTCACTTAAGAATTCCTTGAAGTTACGTTCACCTATGAAGCAGATTCCTGTGGAATCCTTCTTCTTAGCCGTTGCAAGGCCGTGTTCTTCTGCGATTCTGCGGACTTCTTTCTTTTCCATATGTCCGAGTGGGAACAGGACTTTCTCAAGGACATCCTGAGAAAGTTGGTTAAGAAAATACGTCTGGTCTTTATTGTTATCGACACCTCGCAGCATTTCGTATGTGCCTTCGTTTTCACGCACCTGCGCGTAATGACCTGTAGCGAGATAGTCTGCACCAAGGGACATGGCATGGTCCATGAATGCTTTGAATTTAATTTCTTTGTTACACATCACATCCGGGTTCGGTGTTCTTCCTTTCTTATATTCCTCAAGGAAGTAGGTGAACACTTTATCCCAATATTGTTTCTCGAAGTTGACGGCATAGTACGGGATATCCAGCTGGTTGCAGACACGGATGACATCTTCATAGTCTTCCGTTGCTGTACATACCCCGTTCTCGTCTGTATCGTCCCAATTCTTCATAAAGATTCCTACGACATCGTAACCCTGCTCCTTTAAAAGGAGAGCGGCAACGGAGGAATCGACACCCCCGCTCATTCCTACGACGACGCGTGTATCTTTCGGTTCTTTCATTACTCTCACCTTCCTTTAGACAGTCAAACGTTTAATGATTCGACTGACTCGTCTTGCTGCTTCTACTATATTTTCTTCATCGTTCGCCAAGCCGAAACTAAAACGAATCGAATTTGTGGTTCTTGGGTCATTTTTTCCGAACATTTCCGTCAGTACATGAGAAGGCTCTACGGACCCGGCAGTGCAGGCACTTCCGCTGGATGCGGCGATGCCGTCCAGATCAAAGTTTGTCAGAAGTGCTTCTACGTTCATCCCCGGAAAACTGATGTTTACGATCGATTCCACTGTCCATTCTTCCGGACTGTTCACATGGAAATCAACCGCTCCTTCTTTCAGTGTCTCTAGAAACAGCCGTTTAAATCCTGCATATTTTTCTTTCGTAGAGCTTCTCTCCGCCTGCATGATCTCCACGGCTTTCTCCAAGCCTTTGACGGCAGGGATGTTCTCTGTACCG
This sequence is a window from Bacillus sp. SB49. Protein-coding genes within it:
- a CDS encoding AI-2E family transporter produces the protein MTDRSSKWLRRLSILFIILLTLLLLAWLFPYYDHVLVMVGRVLLPFVLALVLSLLLHPLVKTLEGVGVRRAIAILLIFLLFFSLTSWGIYKGYPRLLEQVKLLNDQLPDLAASYQAWTKEYYAHTERLPDGMHHKLDQAITTFEEGLSARLMAVFTGLSGIFNMIILLAVIPVMTFYFLKDYKRIGLAFLHLLPRSWHQEAQRLVIQLNHSLGGYIRGQLLISLFVGVFATIGFWLIDLPYPLVLGLVAGVTNIIPYFGPLLGAGPALVVALTVSFQALLFTLAVVVVIQVLEGNLLSPYIMGRSIHIHPLLIILALLAGGELAGIPGMILAVPVLTCLKVVVDEIRAGRLGH
- a CDS encoding sugar phosphate isomerase/epimerase family protein yields the protein MMGHTLGMSGSTIMSDPDKFDELFKWGHAHVEIGEFRDRASMEQFLCLQKEQGGTFGVHAPLLRGGSKYDLIEKVAMDPKDGRNRFKSDVEMVKEAGASYILVHFPYFKGSHNNPMQAMEEGISYLAELQKTYDIPIVCEPKLGQDMSVDGIRYLHEFLMSGRTFSPLDICVDIGDYMMACKNDWRTYIEPLLPYIRVVHMHNVTSLLETYFWAPIHPDYHQWQGGFDMKDLLQVLCQGREKFFIFEHTPHTHPSEKQVEEGIQWVRNLLNV
- the recD2 gene encoding SF1B family DNA helicase RecD2, with the protein product MMQPSLFNETEEERPYVKGELARMIFHKETEQFSIASIKVTETNEDFDDKNLVIKGHFSPLEEGETYIFHGEFKNHKKFGKQYEVQMYHRVLPETKDGLVLYLSSDLFHGIGKKTAERIVEHLGEKAVSKILSDRDVLKEVPKLPEEKAEQLYYALKEHQGFEHVMVHLSQYGFGLKLAQKIYQAFQDQTMAIIEEDPYQLVFHVEGFGFHRADEIAKAQNLSLDHPTRIRAACLYIMQKSMGAGHVYLPTEECLLQVEQLLNQGENGSISFEQLSEQIINLGEEKYVYIEENRVYLPSLYFAENGVRTHLDRIQIEEVEAEHTQADLLKLIGKLEEEEAISYGEEQYKAIEQALQSKLMILTGGPGTGKTTVIKGILQTYAGLNELSMDPEDYGSDKPFPFVLAAPTGRAAKRMTESTGLPASTIHRLLGWDGHDSFERNQNNPLEGNVLIVDEFSMVDVWLANQLFRAVPSNMQVLLVGDEDQLPSVGPGQVLADLLASGVIPSTKLTEVYRQKEGSKIIQLAHEIKNDTCSIRSLVKEHDFNFIPAKEHQLSDLVTNIVKKAQEKGIEMKDLQVLAPMYRTEVGIHQLNRSIQESVNPKHKQKRDLTYFDVTYRKGDKVIQLVNQPEDGVYNGDIGEVVAIFREEENTDGVEQLVIDFDGKEVVYPKKDLNNVMHAYCTSIHKSQGSEFAIVVLPVVRSYRRMLRKNLLYTAITRSKQSLIICGDKEAFLDGIGTTDTNTRYTMLKEKLQSEEPQDVNGEEEEEQLSPYDFM
- a CDS encoding tetratricopeptide repeat protein, producing the protein MDKLKQGIERMQNHDYEEAAKLFTEAIDENPKEPVGYINFGNLLTHMNDYERAERFYHRAIELDETAATAFYGLGNVYYEQEDYNKAQIQFLTAIKKGLNEADVHFMLGLTFLHQDQVKMALPYLLTASELAPEDVDIQFQYGLCLAQNGAIEQAEQVMHHVLQLEEQHSDAHYNLGVVALHKEEAEKALEHFSKALEINPEHMLAAHAKGQVEQALNE
- the mnmA gene encoding tRNA 2-thiouridine(34) synthase MnmA, which codes for MKEPKDTRVVVGMSGGVDSSVAALLLKEQGYDVVGIFMKNWDDTDENGVCTATEDYEDVIRVCNQLDIPYYAVNFEKQYWDKVFTYFLEEYKKGRTPNPDVMCNKEIKFKAFMDHAMSLGADYLATGHYAQVRENEGTYEMLRGVDNNKDQTYFLNQLSQDVLEKVLFPLGHMEKKEVRRIAEEHGLATAKKKDSTGICFIGERNFKEFLSEYLPAQPGNMETLDGEVKGRHDGLMYYTLGQRQGLGIGGAGDPWFVVGKNVEKNVLYVGQGFHHEALYSDGLIASEANWTRGEVPQEPFECTAKFRYRQDDSAVTVYPLDDGTWKVMFHEPERAITPGQAVVLYDGDVCLGGATIDVVLKQNAAITYVG